In a genomic window of Tamandua tetradactyla isolate mTamTet1 chromosome 17, mTamTet1.pri, whole genome shotgun sequence:
- the LOC143660686 gene encoding histone H3.3A-like: MARTKQTARKSTGGKAPRKQLAAKAARKSAPSTGGVKKPHRYRLRTVALREIRRYQKSTELLIPKLPFQRLVREIALDFKTDLRFQSAAIGALQEASEAYLVGLFEDTNLCAIHAKRVTIMPKDIQLARRIRGERA, encoded by the coding sequence ATGGCCCGAACCAAGCAGACTGCTCGTAAATCCACTGGTGGGAAAGCTCCCCGCAAACAGCTGGCCGCCAAGGCCGCCCGGAAAAGCGCCCCCTCTACCGGCGGGGTGAAGAAGCCCCATCGTTACAGGCTCAGAACCGTGGCGCTTCGAGAGATTCGTCGCTACCAGAAGTCGACCGAGCTTCTGATCCCGAAGCTGCCTTTCCAGAGGTTGGTGAGGGAGATCGCCCTGGATTTCAAAACTGACTTGAGGTTTCAGAGCGCGGCCATTGGCGCGCTTCAGGAGGCTAGTGAAGCGTACCTGGTGGGTTTATTTGAAGACACCAATCTGTGTGCCATCCACGCAAAGAGAGTCACCATCATGCCCAAAGACATCCAGTTGGCTCGCCGGATACGGGGAGAGAGAGCTTAA
- the GPATCH11 gene encoding G patch domain-containing protein 11 isoform X1, protein MQKGWYCPMKLNMAEEEDYMSDSFINVQEDIRPGLPMLRQIREARRKEEKQLEANLKNRQKSLKEEEQERRDIGLKNALGCENKGFALLQKMGYKRGQALGKSGDGIVEPIPLNVKTGKSGIGHEALLKRKAEEKLESYRRKIHMKNQAEEKAAEQFRMRLKNKQDEMKLEGDLKRSQRACQQLDTQKNIQVPREAWYWLRPEQENDEEEEEEKEQDEDEYESEDLSVLEKLQILTSYLREEHLYCIWCGTAYEDKEDLTSNCPGPTSADHD, encoded by the exons ATGCAGAAGGG ATGGTATTGCCCTATGAAGTTGAACATGGCAGAAGAAGAGGACTACATGTCTGATTCCTTCATTAATGTCCA AGAAGATATCAGACCAGGATTGCCAATGCTGAGACAAATTCGAGAAGCTCGtcgaaaagaagaaaagcaactgGAGGCTAATTTGAAAAACAGGCAGAAgagtttaaaagaagaagaacaagAAAGACGTGACATTGGGTTGAAGAATGCACTAGGCTGTGAAAACAAAGGGTTTGCTTTGCTCCAGAAGATGGGGTATAAACGGGGTCAAGCTCTCGGCAAGAGTG gagaTGGCATTGTTGAACCGATTCCTCTCAATGTCAAAACTG GGAAGAGTGGAATTGGCCATGAAGCATTATTAAAACGAAAAGCAGAGGAAAAATTAGAAAGCTATAGGAGAAAGATTCATATGAAAAACCAAGCTGAAGAAAAAGCTGCAGAACAATTTCG AATGAGGCTTAAGAATAAGCAagatgaaatgaagctagaaggAGATCTTAAGAGAAGCCAGCGAGCCTGTCAGCAATTGGATACCCAAAAG aatattcaaGTTCCCAGAGAGGCCTGGTACTGGTTGAGGCCTGAACAGGAGAATGacgaagaggaagaggaagaaaaagagcagGATGAAGATGAGTATGAGAGTGAAGATTTAAGT gtattggaaaaattacaaatattgacTAGTTATTTAAGAGAAGAACATCTATATTGTATTTGGTGTGGAACAGCCTATGAAG ATAAAGAAGATTTAACTTCAAATTGCCCAGGACCAACTTCTGCGGATCACGACTAA
- the GPATCH11 gene encoding G patch domain-containing protein 11 isoform X2 yields MKLNMAEEEDYMSDSFINVQEDIRPGLPMLRQIREARRKEEKQLEANLKNRQKSLKEEEQERRDIGLKNALGCENKGFALLQKMGYKRGQALGKSGDGIVEPIPLNVKTGKSGIGHEALLKRKAEEKLESYRRKIHMKNQAEEKAAEQFRMRLKNKQDEMKLEGDLKRSQRACQQLDTQKNIQVPREAWYWLRPEQENDEEEEEEKEQDEDEYESEDLSVLEKLQILTSYLREEHLYCIWCGTAYEDKEDLTSNCPGPTSADHD; encoded by the exons ATGAAGTTGAACATGGCAGAAGAAGAGGACTACATGTCTGATTCCTTCATTAATGTCCA AGAAGATATCAGACCAGGATTGCCAATGCTGAGACAAATTCGAGAAGCTCGtcgaaaagaagaaaagcaactgGAGGCTAATTTGAAAAACAGGCAGAAgagtttaaaagaagaagaacaagAAAGACGTGACATTGGGTTGAAGAATGCACTAGGCTGTGAAAACAAAGGGTTTGCTTTGCTCCAGAAGATGGGGTATAAACGGGGTCAAGCTCTCGGCAAGAGTG gagaTGGCATTGTTGAACCGATTCCTCTCAATGTCAAAACTG GGAAGAGTGGAATTGGCCATGAAGCATTATTAAAACGAAAAGCAGAGGAAAAATTAGAAAGCTATAGGAGAAAGATTCATATGAAAAACCAAGCTGAAGAAAAAGCTGCAGAACAATTTCG AATGAGGCTTAAGAATAAGCAagatgaaatgaagctagaaggAGATCTTAAGAGAAGCCAGCGAGCCTGTCAGCAATTGGATACCCAAAAG aatattcaaGTTCCCAGAGAGGCCTGGTACTGGTTGAGGCCTGAACAGGAGAATGacgaagaggaagaggaagaaaaagagcagGATGAAGATGAGTATGAGAGTGAAGATTTAAGT gtattggaaaaattacaaatattgacTAGTTATTTAAGAGAAGAACATCTATATTGTATTTGGTGTGGAACAGCCTATGAAG ATAAAGAAGATTTAACTTCAAATTGCCCAGGACCAACTTCTGCGGATCACGACTAA